The Streptomyces laurentii region CTTGACGCCCTTGCCGGTGAGTCCGGCCTCCCAGGCCTTCGGGGTGCCGATCTGGGCGTTGGAGTCGGCCATGGCGGCCTTCACACGGGCGTCGAGCCAGACCTTGGCCGTCCCCGCGCCCGCCGCCCGCTTGGCCGGGGTGGCGGTGAACTCACGCCAGAACGCGGCGGGTTCGGTGACGGTGACGGCGCTGCCGCCGACGCTGGGCAGCGCGCGGACCCGCTTGGTACCGCGCGGCGCGGGGGCGGCCTTCCGGGCGCCGGCGCCGCCGCCGTGGGTGACGATCAGCGGCAGGTCGCCGGTGAGGCCCTGCTCGACGAGGCCGGTGACGTCGAAGAGCCGGCGGTCGAGGGCGCCGGACTCCAGATAGGGCCGGGCCTCGTCGGGTATGACGCTGACCCTGCCGTTCACGGTCTCGGTGCGGACGATCCCGGTGGCGCCCTTGGCCCGCTCGACGGTGACCGTCTGCGCGCCGCCGGCCAGGCCGGTGAGGGTGACCCGGTCGCCGGTCACCAGGGTGACGGTGGCGGACGCGGGGGCGGCGGCGCCGTTCCGGAACGTGTCCGGCACGGCGGGCGCCGCCGCTCCAGCGGGCACCTGCCCCGCCGTGAGCAGCGCCAGGGAAAGCCCGGCGGCGAGCAGACCGGCCCTTCCCGCTGCGGAAGGTCTGATCACGACTGACTCCTCGGCGCCCGGGGGACGGGGGTGTCCGGGCGTCGCGATGAGTCTCGGCTGTGGGGCGGGAGTTGACTCGTGTCACGGCTGGCGGCAATGTGCCGTGGCGGCCAACCGCCAGATCGGACACGGGGGTTGCGGGGAGCGGGGTACGGAGGGCAGGCGCGGGCGGGCCGGGGGGGCTCGGGTCGGGAGGCGCGCGGCCGGGCGCCCGGGTCCGCGTGAGCGTGAGCGCCCGGAACCACATGGGCCCGGGCGCCCGGAACCGCGTCGCGGGTTCAGGCGACCGGGGCGCGCCCGTCGTAGCGCCGGAACCCCTTCCCGTACAGGCCGAGCAGCCCGATGGCGAGGACACAGGCGAGACCGCCGCCCGTGATGGCCACGGCCGGACTGGCGAGGTCGGCCACGGATCCGGCGAGGAAGTCGCCGAGCCGGGGCCCGCCCGCGACGACCACGATGAACACGCCCTGGAGCCGTCCCCGCATCTCGTCCGGGGCCGCGACCTGCAGCATCGTGTTCCGGAAGATCATCGAGACGGTGTCGGAGTAGCCCGCGACGACGAGCAGGCACAGCCCGAGCCACAGGTTCCGGGTGAGGCCGAAGGCGGCGATCGCGGTGCCCCAGGCGGCGACGGACAGCAGGATCGCCTGCCCGTGGTGGTGGATCCGGCCCTGCCAGCCGGACAGCACGCCGCCGAGGAGCGCGCCGAACGCCGGTGCGGCGACGAGGAGTCCGGTGGTCCGGGCGTCCCCGCCGTACCAGAGCACGGCGATCGCCGGGAACAGCGCGCGGGGGTGGGCGAGGATCATCGCGCAGAAGTCCGAGAAGAACGTCATGCGCAGATTGGGGCGGGTGCCGAGGAAACGCAGCCCGTCGAGGACGGAGGCGCGCTTGTCGCCGTCGGCGCCGGCGGCGCGCTCGGGCGGCATCGCGGGCAGCCGCCACATCGCGTAGAGGGAGGCGGAGAAGGCGATGGCGTCGATGAGGTACGCGCTCTGGTAGCCGGACAGACCGACGACGAGGCCGCCGAGGCTGGGCCCGACGAGGGTGCCGAAGGTCGTGGTCATCGAGTTGAGCGCGTTGGCGGCGCGCAGCTGCTCGGCGGGCATCAGCCGGGGGATCATCGAGCTGCGGGCGGGCGAGCTGAGCGCCACGCACACGGCCTGCAGGGCCACGATCGCGTAGAGGAACCAGACCTGGTCGAAGCCGGCGAACGCGGCGACGGCCAGGACCGCGGAGAGCACGGCGAGGCCGGTGGAGCTGACGAGGCCGAGCTTGCGGCGGTCGACGGTGTCGGCGATCGCGCCGCCGTACAGGCCGAAGACGACGAGCGGGACGAGCGAGCAGAGTCCGACGAGGCCGACGGAGAACGACGACCGGGTGATGTCGTACACCTGGAGCGAGATGGCCAGGGCGGTCATGCCCTGGCCGACCCAGGTGACGCTGGTGCCGAACCAGAGCCGGCGGAAGTCGGGCGAGGTGCGCAGCGGGGTGAGGTCGGCGAACAGCCGCCGCTCCCCGCTCGCGGGCTTGCCCGCCGGCTTGCCCGCCGGTTCGTCCCCGGCCTTCTCCCCCGTCTCCTGCCGGGTGGCGCTCACGCGGCGTCGGCCGTGAGGTCGAAGCGGAGCTCGGGGCGGGCCCAGTGGGTGTGCCCGGCGGGCGGGACGGTGCCGGTGCGGCGGGCGCCGGTGCGCAGGTAGAACTCCTCGGCGGGCGGATGGGCCACGACCCGTATGGAATCGAGCCCGGCGGCCCGCCCCTCCCCGGTCATGTGCTCCATGAGCAGCCGCCCGATGCCGCGGCCCTGCGCCTCGTCGGCGACGAAGGCCAGGTCGAGCTCGGCCTCGTCGAGGAGCAGGGCGTAGAAGCCGAGGACACGGCCGGCCGCGTCGACGGCGACGTACACGGGGTGGTGCTCGATGTAGGCGCCGCCGACCTGGTAGCCGTCGACCATCGAGGCGTACTCCCCGGCATAGGCGCCGGAGGTGCGGACGAGCCGGGTGAGCCGTCGGGAGTCGTCGGCGGTGGCGCGCCGGAGAGTGATGTCGGACATGGCTTCGAGTATAGGACCGAACCCAAGGGAAGATCCTTACATTTTGGTCCCGGTCCGTCGGCGGGCGGAGCCCCCCTAAAGTGATCGACATGACGGAGTGGCAGATATCCGACGAGGAGGGCGGGCGGCTCGCCGCCCGCTGGTGGCAGTGGGCGCAGTCGGCGCCGGAGGACCGCGGTCCGGTCGCGGACACGACCGGGGAGTACGCGGGCTGGCAGCAGCCGGACGACGTGTGGTTCCTGGCCGGCACGTACGGCGGCCGGGTGGTGCGCCGCTGCGAGATCCCGGCGGGCCGTCCGCTGTTCCTCCCGGTTCTCAACCGCTGCCACACCAAGGCGCATTCGCGGACGCCGCTGGGCCTGGAGATCGCCCGCGCGAGGGCGTACCTGAACGGCGGCCCGATCCCCTTCCGCCGCTTCACCACCCAGCCGTTCCGCATGGGCGACCGCATGTACCTGTCGTGGGGCATCTGGGCCGCGGTCACTCCGCTGCTCCCGGGCCAGTACGTCCTGGAGATCGACGCGGCCTCGACCGGCGGCTTCCACGTCGACACGACGTACCACCTGACGGCGGTCCAGGCGTAGACCCGGGGGCCTCGGGGGCCTGGGGCCACGCATCGGCCCGGGGTGAGGGGAAGGGTCCGGACACGCCTCGGGCGGTGGCGCCGGGAAGACGGCCACCGCCCGTGAGAGAGGGAGAAACGATTACACGGCGCCGGGGGTCTTGCGGGTGGTCGTGTTCATGCGGTTCCAGGCGTTGACCGTGAAGATCAGCGCGATGAGCTGGGCCAGTTCGGACTCGTCGAAGTGCCGCGCGGCCGTGTCGTAGACCTCGTCCGAGACCCCTCCGGGCAGCAGGGTGACGGCCTCGGTGAGGGCGAGCGCCGCCCGCTCCTTCTCGGTGTAGAGGCTCGACTCCTCCCAGGCGGTGAGCTGGTAGATCCGGGCCTCGGCCTCACCGGCCTTGCGGGCGTCGGTGGTGTGGTAATCGATGCAGTACGCGCACCGGTTGAGCTGCGAGGCACGGATCTGCACCAGCTCCACGAGGACCGGGTCGAGACCCGCGCGGGCGGCGGCGTCGAGGGCGAGGACGGCCTTGAAAACCTTGGGGGCGACGGTCGGGAAGTTCATGCGCTGCGGTACCTGGTGAGTGGTCATGCAAGAACAGTAGGCGCGGAATCGACCCACGCTAGGGTGCATTGCCATGGCAGAAACTTGGGTCAATTCCGCGGACTCCGGGGCCGGTCACGGCGACAGTGGCAGTGCCGGTGACGGTGACGGTGACCGTGAAGCGGATCCGGCGAGCGGAGTCGGCACCGACCTCCATCTGGAGCTGTCGGGCCGGGGCAGCCTCCGCTCGCAGCTCACGCACGCGCTGCGGAACGCCGTCCGCTCCGGCCGGCTCGCGCCCGGCACCCGGCTCCCCCCGTACCGCGGACTCGCCCGCGACCTGGGCATGTCCCGCAACACCGTCGCCGACGCGTACGCCGAACTCGTCGAGGAGGGCTGGCTGTCCGCCCGCCAGGGCTCCGGCACCCGGGTCGCGCCGCGCGCCGTCCCCCACCCCGACCAGGAGCGCGGCCCCCAGCGGCGGACGCGGCAGCAGGTCCCGCACGACCTCATGCCCAGTTCGCCGGACGCCGCCGCGTTCCCCCGCACGGCCTGGCTGACCTCGGCCCGGCGGGCCATGACCGCCGCGCCCCACAGCGCCTTCGGGGTGGCCGATCCGCGCGGCCGGCCCGAGCTGCGGGCGGCGCTCGCCGAGTACCTGGCGCGCGCCCGCGGGGTGCGCGCCGAGCCCGAACGGATCCTGATCTGCGCGGGGTTCGCCCACGGCCTTCGCCTCCTCGCCGCCGTGCGCGGCGGCACCCTCGCCGTCGAGTCGTACGGCCTGGACTTCCACCGCGCCGCCGCCGAGCAGTCCGGGATGCGTACGGTGCCGCTGACCGTCGACGCGTACGGCGCGCGGGTCGGCGAACTCCCGGACACCGGCGCGCACACCGTCCTGCTCACCCCCGCCCACCAGTTCCCCACCGGCGGCCCGCTGCACGCGGAGCGGCGGGCGGCGGTCGTCGACTGGGCGCGGGCGGGCGGCGGGCTGATCGTGGAGGACGACTACGACGGCGAGTTCCGCTACGACCGGCGGGCGGTCGGCGCCGTACAGGGCGTCGCCCCGGACCGGGTCGTCTACATCGGTTCGGCCAGCAAGAGCCTGTCCCCGGCGCTGCGGCTGGGCTGGATGGTGCTGCCGGGCTGGCTCGTGGACGACGTCGTCGCCGCGAAGGGCGTCCGGGAGATGTGGTCGGGCGTCGTCGACCAGCTCACGCTGGCCGACTTCATCGCCTGCGGCGCGTACGACCGCCATCTGCGGCGGATGCGACGGCACTACCGGCACCGCCGTGACCTGCTCGTACGGACCCTCGCCGAACGCGCCCCGCACATCCGTGTCAGCGGCATCGCGGCCGGCCTGCACGCCGTACTCGAACTCCCCGAAGGCACCGAGGAGGCGGCGCTGCGGGCGGCCCGCCGGCAGGGCCTCGCCATGGACGGACTGCGCCCCTACCTGCACCCGGACAGTGCGATGACGCCCCGGGACGGGCTCGTCATCGGGTACGGGACGCCGATGGACCACGCGTTCGGCGCGGCCCTCGACACCCTCTGCCTCTCCCTCCCGGACCCGGAGCCTGCTTCGGACCAGGATCCGGACCCTGCTTCGGACCCTGCTTCGGACGCTGCCTCGGACCCGGACACAAGCCCCGGCCCGGGTCTGGAGGAGGCCGGGCCCGTGCCTACAGGCTGAGCGCGAGCGCCGCGCCGACGCCGCCCAGGACGAGGGCGACCGCCGCCTCCGTCCAGCCGCCCTCGCCCCAGCGGAAGAGACGGTCGACGGCCAGCCGCCCCGGGCCGACGGCGGCGACGGTCAGGGCCACCATGGCGATGACGATGTTGTACTCCACACCGTTGTCCGACACCCACACGCCGTTGGCGGCGGTGACCATGACCATCGCGTTGATCATGACGCCGACCAGGGCGGCGGCCGCCAGCGGCGTCAGCAGGCCGAGGGCCGGCCCGAGGCCGCCGGACAGCTCGGACACCCCCCGATCACGGCGTACACCTTCCCCGGCCGGTATCCCATGGCCGCGAGCTGCTTGCCGGTCTCCGTCAGGCCCGGCCCGCCGAAGAGCCCGAAGAGCTTCTGCGACCCGTGTCCGGCCATCAGCAGGCCGACGGTCAGCCGCAGCAGGAGCAGTCC contains the following coding sequences:
- a CDS encoding alkylhydroperoxidase (Carboxymuconolactone decarboxylase family; pfam02627;~KEGG: afw:Anae109_3146 alkylhydroperoxidase;~Uncharacterized conserved protein [Function unknown];~alkylhydroperoxidase [Streptosporangium roseum DSM43021];~identified by MetaGeneAnnotator; putative) — translated: MNFPTVAPKVFKAVLALDAAARAGLDPVLVELVQIRASQLNRCAYCIDYHTTDARKAGEAEARIYQLTAWEESSLYTEKERAALALTEAVTLLPGGVSDEVYDTAARHFDESELAQLIALIFTVNAWNRMNTTTRKTPGAV
- a CDS encoding doxX protein (DoxX [Streptomyces cattleya NRRL 8057 = DSM46488];~identified by MetaGeneAnnotator; putative), which produces MRSPSALNPLLSAWGPGERSPLASPPRSAAADVGLLLLRLTVGLLMAGHGSQKLFGLFGGPGLTETGKQLAAMGYRPGKVYAVIGGCPSCPAASGRPSAC
- a CDS encoding amino acid adenylation domain protein (identified by MetaGeneAnnotator; putative;~sequence version:1) produces the protein MIDMTEWQISDEEGGRLAARWWQWAQSAPEDRGPVADTTGEYAGWQQPDDVWFLAGTYGGRVVRRCEIPAGRPLFLPVLNRCHTKAHSRTPLGLEIARARAYLNGGPIPFRRFTTQPFRMGDRMYLSWGIWAAVTPLLPGQYVLEIDAASTGGFHVDTTYHLTAVQA
- a CDS encoding gntR family transcriptional regulator (Aspartate aminotransferase family. This family belongs to pyridoxal phosphate (PLP)-dependent aspartate aminotransferase superfamily (fold I). Pyridoxal phosphate combines with an alpha-amino acid to form a compound called a Schiff base or aldimine...; cd00609;~DNA-binding site [nucleotide binding];~GntR family transcriptional regulator [Streptomyces avermitilis MA-4680];~Transcriptional regulators containing a DNA-binding HTH domain and an aminotransferase domain (MocR family) and their eukaryotic orthologs [Transcription / Amino acid transport andmetabolism]; COG1167;~Winged helix-turn-helix (WHTH) DNA-binding domain of the GntR family of transcriptional regulators; cd07377;~catalytic residue [active];~homodimer interface [polypeptide binding];~identified by MetaGeneAnnotator; putative;~pyridoxal 5'-phosphate binding site [chemical binding]), which produces MAETWVNSADSGAGHGDSGSAGDGDGDREADPASGVGTDLHLELSGRGSLRSQLTHALRNAVRSGRLAPGTRLPPYRGLARDLGMSRNTVADAYAELVEEGWLSARQGSGTRVAPRAVPHPDQERGPQRRTRQQVPHDLMPSSPDAAAFPRTAWLTSARRAMTAAPHSAFGVADPRGRPELRAALAEYLARARGVRAEPERILICAGFAHGLRLLAAVRGGTLAVESYGLDFHRAAAEQSGMRTVPLTVDAYGARVGELPDTGAHTVLLTPAHQFPTGGPLHAERRAAVVDWARAGGGLIVEDDYDGEFRYDRRAVGAVQGVAPDRVVYIGSASKSLSPALRLGWMVLPGWLVDDVVAAKGVREMWSGVVDQLTLADFIACGAYDRHLRRMRRHYRHRRDLLVRTLAERAPHIRVSGIAAGLHAVLELPEGTEEAALRAARRQGLAMDGLRPYLHPDSAMTPRDGLVIGYGTPMDHAFGAALDTLCLSLPDPEPASDQDPDPASDPASDAASDPDTSPGPGLEEAGPVPTG
- a CDS encoding doxX family protein (DoxX family protein [Streptomyces ghanaensis ATCC14672];~identified by MetaGeneAnnotator; putative), yielding MSELSGGLGPALGLLTPLAAAALVGVMINAMVMVTAANGVWVSDNGVEYNIVIAMVALTVAAVGPGRLAVDRLFRWGEGGWTEAAVALVLGGVGAALALSL
- a CDS encoding acetyltransferase (Coenzyme A binding pocket [chemical binding];~N-Acyltransferase superfamily: Various enzymes that characteristically catalyzethe transfer of an acyl group to a substrate; cl17182;~acetyltransferase [Streptomyces venezuelae ATCC10712];~identified by MetaGeneAnnotator; putative), which codes for MSDITLRRATADDSRRLTRLVRTSGAYAGEYASMVDGYQVGGAYIEHHPVYVAVDAAGRVLGFYALLLDEAELDLAFVADEAQGRGIGRLLMEHMTGEGRAAGLDSIRVVAHPPAEEFYLRTGARRTGTVPPAGHTHWARPELRFDLTADAA
- a CDS encoding multidrug resistance transporter, MFS superfamily (H+ Antiporter protein; TIGR00900;~The Major Facilitator Superfamily (MFS) isa large and diverse group of secondary transporters that includes uniporters, symporters, and antiporters. MFS proteins facilitate the transport across cytoplasmic or internal membranes of a variety of...; cd06174;~identified by MetaGeneAnnotator; putative;~probable multidrug resistance transporter, MFS superfamily [Streptomyces venezuelae ATCC10712];~putative substrate translocation pore) codes for the protein MSATRQETGEKAGDEPAGKPAGKPASGERRLFADLTPLRTSPDFRRLWFGTSVTWVGQGMTALAISLQVYDITRSSFSVGLVGLCSLVPLVVFGLYGGAIADTVDRRKLGLVSSTGLAVLSAVLAVAAFAGFDQVWFLYAIVALQAVCVALSSPARSSMIPRLMPAEQLRAANALNSMTTTFGTLVGPSLGGLVVGLSGYQSAYLIDAIAFSASLYAMWRLPAMPPERAAGADGDKRASVLDGLRFLGTRPNLRMTFFSDFCAMILAHPRALFPAIAVLWYGGDARTTGLLVAAPAFGALLGGVLSGWQGRIHHHGQAILLSVAAWGTAIAAFGLTRNLWLGLCLLVVAGYSDTVSMIFRNTMLQVAAPDEMRGRLQGVFIVVVAGGPRLGDFLAGSVADLASPAVAITGGGLACVLAIGLLGLYGKGFRRYDGRAPVA